Genomic DNA from Lactuca sativa cultivar Salinas chromosome 8, Lsat_Salinas_v11, whole genome shotgun sequence:
cagtttctttgtatcacatgaAGTAGTACAAAGATTTTGATGTTCAAACTTGATGAGAGATTCGAGGAAATATAGGCTATAGAATAAAATATGATGTAAGGCCtgcatttatgcttatgtttcttgtatcagttATGTCATCCCAATATTTTtaaaatcaatgaaaaacatttcttcgaaaatactTTTACGGGATCAATTATGCATTTATAAATGAACTCTGATGTaattaagcataaataaaaaggtttaaaatggaaataaatttggggatgtcaaatAGAAACTTGAAGTTAATAAAGAATTTGGCAAGTATAAGTTGCATTAGAAGttttgttctcaaatgttctcgtgataagaaatgttctcgattgaacgctcccacatatatatatatatatatatatatatatatatatatatatatatatatatatatatatatatatatatataaaccatggAAAACACGGTTATAAATGTAATTAAACATTCAtacaaaaaattcaaaattattaattaattattttaaataaattattaattaagagatatttttttagttatataaaattataatcgttaatttaaataaatatatgacctaataatatgtattaaatttattttaatttatattcTAATGTTATTCATTTAATGTTATTGGAGtaggaaatttgaaatttgaaatttgaaatttgaaatggagaatcaataggttgacaagtcGCATAAAAATTAATTGGGAGGCCTCATAGAATGATATATGACAAAAAGAGaataaacttatttttttattagaatagtatatatatatatatatatatatatatatatatatatatatatatatacacacacacacacatatatatgggctaggttaaagtgttttttacatttattgtttgctagaatgcaccaataggaatttagtaaaattatattattatttaattaaataatgatagatattaaatggtttccataattgtatgtatattaaatgatatccataattataattttctctttatggaattaattaaattcgtcattaatgtcagcaataacattctttcaaaatgaattcgtgtctaggtttttatgtcagcaataacattatttcaggactcactcacttaaaatacaataaagttgtatggaatatgaagaatgatggtgtattctagtagaatatactcttgttctcctagaatacactcttattattttatatatgaattcattctgaaagaatattattattgacattaataatgaattaaattagtttccataaaaaggaattttaaatatggatatcattcaatatacatttaatgtttacttaattcttattggtgcattctagcatataatagatgtgagaaacatttgaacctacctcatatatatatatatatatatatatatatatatatatatatatatatatatatatatatatatatatatatatatatatatattagtttataacccgtgagaaccacgacTATAGAATTAATAAAACTTTCATATAAAAAATTcacaattattaattaattattttaaataaattattgctTAAGAGATATTTCTTtagtaatataaaattataatcattgatttaaataaatatgtgaagttATATAAtcttataatatgtattaattttattatatttttcaatctaatgttattaatttaatataattagagtgagaaaatttaaattttgaaatttaaaatgaagaattaattattaatttaaaataactagcatgggaaaatttaaattttgaaatttgaaatgaagaatcCATTATTAATTTGATGTAATTAgagtaaaaatttaaaatttaaaatagataattaataggttgacaagtgacatgataagtgatatataatattaatgaggagttCTAATTGTATGATCCACTTGTTAATTGGAAATTAAACCtattttttattagaatagggatatatatatatatatatatatatatatatatatatatatatatatatatatatatatatatatatattaggaggATGAGTTTGTGAGTGTAAAACATTGTTCTCTTGATATTATTATTTCCAAACCCAAAAGTACTTAAGCCAAATCACATTAAAAATTCCCGGTATATAATACAAGATGTAAAAGAAAAATCTCTTTGGAAATAGTGATTAATAACAAATTCTCacttttatcttttttttctCAAGACATTTTGATTTAACAATTTTTATCATTCCTACTTAAAATGCTAGTATTTTAGAAGTTTTAGTTTAGTTCCTTAACAATCTTAAGAGGTTTACTGGATTTACGAAGTAGTAGACAACCTAGTTGCTATTGTATGGCTTCGTTAGTAAAATGTCTTGGAGTGGGTCTTGTCTTGGGTTGCCCGTTAAATTTCAAACTCATCTGTAATCGATTATTAGCATCTAAGAACTGACGATGACAGACATAAACGACTTTATTTGTTCCACGGTATGAGGGAGTGTGTTCAATGCAAGTCGGGCATGCTTTGTACCCTTTCTCGCTCCAGCCCGATTAACTACTACAAGCTGGAAAGTCGTTTATTATCCATAACAATATAGCTTTCATCGTGAAGAATGTGTTTGTCGCTGCATCTTTAATACATATGCCTGAGTGCCATAAAAACATAAGCTCTTCCAATAACGGCCTAAGGAAAACATCCATGTCCTTTACAGGTGCTTTAGGGCCAGGAATCAACAAGGCCAACATGAATGATGAATCTTTCATACAAAGCCATGATGGCATATTTTATGTGGTTAGTACGACCGACCACGTGTTCTACGGATTACACATGTTACCAAATGGATCAAAGCCGTAAACTGAAATCCCTAGGCGTATGTTTCAAGGTTCACTCGAGAAGTTAGGGTAATCTACATCTAATTTTTGCCAAGATTCTCCATCGAGAGGATGACGCATCACACCATCTTCTGATCTCCCAATACTATGCCAAATCATATTCTTGGAAGTGTACCTTGAACAATACAAAAGTTGTAGTCTAAGGGTCACTGGAAAGCACCATAACATCTTATGAGTTACCTTCTTACCCTTCGAGCTTTTATCAATCCACCGACTCTCTTTACAAACGGGACAAATCTGCAATGACTTGTGTTCCTTCCAAAAGAGAAAAGAGTTGTTTTGCATACATGTATTGACTTGTACCCCAAAATGATCTTCTTTAGTTTCTTTTTGGCTAGATAATATAAACAGAGAACGTTGTTGTTTTGTGGAAATGTTGAATGCAACAACTTAAGGAGTTGATCAAATGAACTATTAGTCAATTTGTTGTTGACCTTGCTATGCATCAACTTTGctaaaaaaaatcaagggaagaAAACGTACAACCACGATATAACTTGGTTTTAAATTCCTCTAACAATTGTTTAAAATCATCACCAACACCGCTACCCCATATATTAGAGGTTCCTTGATCGAGTTTGGTATCATTTTCTCTCGAATCCCACATAACATCGTCGATAACATCATCCATCTCGTTACTTGGTGCTATGACATCTACAACTGGCGATATTAAAGGTTAATTGTGATATGTCCACGTTTCGTATAGCCAACTGAAACCATGTATTTGGACATGACGTCTCATTACTTTCAGATCCATGAAGTAACAATTATCACATTTCTCATACGGACATCTGGTTTCACCTTTACTATTTAGGAGTGACATGGATATGTCGATAAAAGTGTCGAGTCCTAGCTGGAACTCGGGAGATTGACGATGTGGATTAGTAGTCCAGCTTTTATTAATAGACATGATACAACTGAAACATAATTTAGTGTTTAAGGTTTACTCTACTAGAAACAAAAATCGAGATAGAGTATTCATAAGGTCGACGATTCAAAAAGTATCCCCGACACGGGAACAAATAATCGGAAATAGATAAAGTATTCACAAAGGCAGGCTTCAAAACCCACTTTTTGAATACCTTATCTCATATGTGAACGTGTATTACTTGATTGTTTCCTTAAGAAAAATTCGGCAACATTTCCCCTTAGCCCCCAggtgtgtgtttatatatatatatatatatatatatatatatatatatatatatatatatatatatatatatatatatatatatatatatatcaaggatgTAAAAAgcgctcgacgttagctagttgGGGTGGACTAGGTTAAGCAATTAATCGGCTAGGCAAAGATTAAttggggaccattaattgctaaattgttgaattttaaaaaattgaatatgattaatatcatatcaaagtttgTAAATACCattaatatgataacaaaataggttaatatgattaataaaacactaatcatgcctcaaatagattccattaagatatatatatatatatatatatatatatatatatatatatatatatatatatatatatatatatatatatatatatatatagacacacacacccAAGGAGCAAAGAGAAAATGACAACCAAATATTTCTTAAACAAACAACCATGTAATACATGTTCACATCCTAAATGAGATAAAATATTCATAAAACAGTCCCAAAATGGGGACATCctgaaattaaattttaaatcaaTTTCAGATGGGTATTTCTAGGCTCGTGATGATTACAAAGAAGACATGCAAACGAATAGAATTTCAaagatttttttttgtcatttataGCATTTTACTTTTGTATACTTTTGTTATTTATAAacatttgattttgttttaagttttatataataacattgtacttattatattgtttttttctatttaagcattgtacttttgaatatatattttttatttataatatcatattttatcgtactataacattgtactttataatatttttgttatttatgacatttgtttttgttttaagttTTCTATAATAACATTGTACcttaaatattattttgttttttctaGTTGAGCATTGTACTTTtgcatatattttttatttatagtaTCATATTTTATCCTATTATAGCGGATATTTCGCCGATTGGAATGTCGCCGATAATGGGGAGGTCACGGTTGGAGCTTTTTTGGCGGTGAAATTTTCGCTCCATCAAAAAGTGAAAGAACGAAGCGCTATGTGGAGTGGATTTTAGGAACACAAAATCATCGGTATGTAGAGTGGATTTTAGGGACACAACAAAAGAGGAAAGAACGAAGCAGAAGGGGTGTTATTCGTGCAGACTTTTAGCGGTGGCGAAAGCATGTTACCGGAGACGGTGAAGTAATTGCGGCAACACATTCCTGGAGGGAAGGTTTGGCGCCATCTATATAGACTATTAGTGGCGACGCCGTCGTCACCATTGGTGTCGATGCTCTTGGTAATGTATGCAACGAGGGTCCAAGTCGTTGGATTTGCAACAAAATCAACAGATAGGGTGTAATCTAAGCTTTTTGCACGGATCAGGGTTGAACAGTATTAGTAGCTACAACCACTATTATCGGTGACAACCAACGCAGTTGGTggttgtcgccgctaaaggcgtcACGGCTAATAGTTGTTATTCTTGTAGTGTAAATATACTTTGAAGTCTTATTTGGTCCACCTGTTTGTTACGTATATAATTATTTTGATCGAAACTTTATTTTGATGTCATTATGGTAACGTCACCGTACTACATGTGGAACGTTTATATTTGTAAATCACATTCTATATACAAATTGCAAATGATTATTTACGTATTAAAGTTACGGTTTTACATATATActtttttatagtttttgtttCAATTGATTGTAAATGAGTTCTACGTACCGGCAATGTGCAAAGTGAGTTAAATACTTAAATGTACTGTATACAAATTAATTAGTTTAGAACGAACATACATTTATTTACCTCATTTGTCTCTCGTGTTCAGTTTTTTATAAGATGCAAATCAAAGATCCAAATCCTTTTGTACCAAACACTTTGAAACACGTAAAATATGATAACAAGATCATTGAACCTTTTAtgtaatatattattataattgATATTATTATTCGTATTTATAAGTTTGGTTTTGATCTTCCTACTTATTGTAAACAATTAATCATTGCTTCTTTTGCcaagtttttaaaagaaaatatatctTGACATGTTGCAAGTGTCCCACagtatatttttatattattttggaTACTTTGAGTTTAAGCACTCCCTATATATAGGGGGTGATTTGACAAAGTTTTCATCAAACAGTTTCCTCCTCACatcattctctctttctctcgcccccttctttctctctctaaggatTCTTTGAACACAAATTGCTCCAGGACTTGAATTCAAGAAAACCCTTCACATTTGCAAGAAACAGTTATACCCATGGCAATAGAGATTGTACAACCAAGTGTTGGATTATCAAAGATAGCAGTCTCAGAAACCCATGGAGAAGACTCTCCATACTTTGCAGGTTGGAAAGCTTATGATGAAAACCCTTATGATGAAGTACATAACCCCACCGGTGTCATTCAGATGGGACTAGCGGAAAATCAAGTAAGCACTCACACAAGTTTAAAAAGGGTTCGAGTCACGAAATCAGCCCTTTTATATAAAACACATGCTAACAAAGGTCTTCTCCCTCTTTTTGCAGGTATCTTTTGATTTGCTTGAAGAATATTTGGAAGCAAATCTTGAAGCATCAAACTGGGGCCAGAAGGTTTCTGGCTTTAGAGAGAATGCTTTGTTTCAAGATTATCATGGGCTTCAATCTTTTAGAAAGGTACCGTCTTTTTAACAGAATGTACAAACCCACAATGCTTTTGTTTTCTGAAGAGTGATCAAGAAAGTCTAACTTGTTTATTTGTATTGATCTTGATTGTTCTAGGCAATGGCAAGTTTCATGGAACAAGTGAGGGGAGGAAAAGCAAAATTCAACCCTGATCGAGTTGTCTTGACTGCTGGTGCTACTGCTGCCAATGAGCTTTTAACCTTCATTTTGGCTGATCCTGGCGACGCATTGCTCGTTCCAACCCCTTACTATCCAGGGTAAGAATCGCGCGTTTTCATTGACACCGAAGTATAGACTTCTtaggtttttgaaaattttgcaatATTTATTAACCTTTTAGCTTTAAACATTGCAGATTTGATAGAGATTTGAGGTGGAGAACTGGTGTACAAATTGTTCCAATCCACTGTGAAAGCTCAAACAATTTTCAGATTACGCCTGAAGCTCTAGAAGCAGCATATGATCATGCAAGAGCAATGAACATAAAAGTGAGAGGAGTGCTCATCACGAACCCCTCTAACCCGTTGGGTGCAACCATTCAACGAAAGGTCTTAGAAGAGATCCTAGACTTCGTGACACGAAAGAACATCCACCTTGTTTCAGACGAAATCTACTCAGGTTCAGCATTCTACGCAGATGAATTCGTAAGCATTGCAGAAGTGCTCGAATCAAGAGACTACAAAGATGCTGAAAGATGTCATATTGTTTATAGTCTTTCGAAAGACCTTGGTCTCCCAGGTTTCCGAGTAGGAACAGTGTATTCTTACAACGATCAAGTGGTGACAACCGCAAGGAGAATGTCTAGTTTCACGTTAATTTCTTCTCAAACACAGTTTTTATTGGCTTCTATGTTATCAGACAAAGAGTTCACGCAGAAGTATATAAAGATCAACCgtgaaagattgaagaaacgatATGAAATGATCATCAACGGGCTAAGAAAGGCAGGTATTGAATGCTTAGAGGGGAATGCAGGCCTTTTCTGTTGGATGAACCTGAGTCCTTACTTGGAGGATGCCACTATCAATAGCGAAATAGCGATCTGGAAGACCATTATGCATGAAGTAAGGCTAAACATATCGCCTGGATCATCTTGTCATTGTTCAGAACCAGGGTGGTTTCGAGTTTGTTTTGCAAACATGAGTGAAGAAACACTTGACGTTGCACTATCAAGAATTCATGAATTCATAGAGAGAAGGAAGCAAGATAGGCAAATGGTGTGCATCCAGTGATACTTTGAGTCTTTGACACAAAAGTCTTTTCCTTTTTTTGGCAATATTTTTTAGGTGGCAAACCCTCATCAAGATAGGGTTTTTGCGCCAAATACGTTTGTGAATCATACCGGGGATTTTTAGTCCGTTTTTGCTCTAATTTCTTTCGAGTGGAATCTCCAAGAAATTTGAGTTTGTAGTACCCATCGGTTGAATATAATTTCGAGATTGATCTTATTTTTTTTGTAGCATTTTGTAAAGAATATTGTCTTGTTAATTATATATTACGTGTGTCGGTCTAAAAACCGATCGTAATAGATATTGGAACAGTCAAATGTTTTGATTTTCATAGACATAATATAATATGCACATTTTGaagattaaagtcaaaattataaCACCAGATAAGATATTTCATTTCAGTTTTGTATGTATAATTTTACAATTAGCCGATTAAGATAACGAGGTTTAATTAAATTTATTGCATACAAATTTGAATTGAATAAATTTTCTTGTATAAAAATCGATAAAACTCAGAAATAAAAACAATAACTTCAACAAATTCGAAATAATTAGCTGATATTTATTAACTAGTAAATAAACCGGACTTATTCGTAATTTGGTTTTATTGCATTATGATTTGCTCTTATGTTTTCCAAGATAATAAAAGGacatttaattaaaattaaagaaTTTAGGAATCTACCAAACACATGTTTGATCCATCAAACACCTACTCTCtcacatattttaaaataaaaaagattaaGTTTAGTAAATCTTGTATACGATTCACCTTATCAAATGATTggtgttttatataattaatagaTAAAAGTTAATGTAAAATACTAATATGTCAAtttatttcattatatatatatatatatatatatatatatatatatatatatatatatatatatatatgagagtttaattgagagaaaaaaaaattgagaatgaagaatcattctcagccaatcatttattttttgccgcaaaagcctccaaTATACCGGTGGGAATGAGAAAGAaatgcacatgtgttttccaacaaaacatgtttccttaaactatgttaaccattaccttatatatatatatatatatatatatatatatatatatatatatatatatatatatatatatatatatatatatatatatatatatatatatatatatatagttttttcgtttttttttttaatttttaacaagctatttttatcgaaaaatgattttaaatataccaaaattcatgattttttattctctgtacaaatagacatccatattgatataattttaagataaaataaaaaatttattttttttatatttacagctatcgttattcataagtgaataaaaatgaatcaggtttttactacagtacattcgttattcacttatgaataaaaactatgattaattttttttttttttacaatttaactatcattcatatatgaatatagcatatactaaacataatatatttatatttaaatattagatgatgcattcacttgtgaatattacatactatattcacttgtgaatgttAGATGGTATattacttatgaatattagattatATTtgcatatgtgaatattatatagtattacatggtatatcacatgagaataatacatagtatattcacttgtgaatattagatcgtatattcacttatgaataatagttggtatattcatatgtgaatattgcacagtatattcgtatatgaatattacaaggtgttttcagaaatatatataatttttatatgctattcacatatgaataacatacagattGCATATAGTATTACATGATATATCAAATGAGAATAGTACATAGTATatttacttatgaatattagatcgtatattcacttatgaataatagttggtatattcatatgtgaatattgcaCAATAtattcatatctgaatattacaaagtgttttcagaaatatatataatttttatatgtcattcacatatgaataacatacagacttgcatatttgttttgtgttttaataatcacatattgattcaggcgagaaaacatattcatatatgaatataacgtggtaatttagtttatgcatttcatcaaacagttgaagtgcatacaagttaacttttttaaaaatgtgataaatatgatactttgactatttaaatcttacaaaatagtagattggtagagaaatatatgaaaattttcaaacaaaaatgatttgatctttttct
This window encodes:
- the LOC111894665 gene encoding 1-aminocyclopropane-1-carboxylate synthase 7 — encoded protein: MAIEIVQPSVGLSKIAVSETHGEDSPYFAGWKAYDENPYDEVHNPTGVIQMGLAENQVSFDLLEEYLEANLEASNWGQKVSGFRENALFQDYHGLQSFRKAMASFMEQVRGGKAKFNPDRVVLTAGATAANELLTFILADPGDALLVPTPYYPGFDRDLRWRTGVQIVPIHCESSNNFQITPEALEAAYDHARAMNIKVRGVLITNPSNPLGATIQRKVLEEILDFVTRKNIHLVSDEIYSGSAFYADEFVSIAEVLESRDYKDAERCHIVYSLSKDLGLPGFRVGTVYSYNDQVVTTARRMSSFTLISSQTQFLLASMLSDKEFTQKYIKINRERLKKRYEMIINGLRKAGIECLEGNAGLFCWMNLSPYLEDATINSEIAIWKTIMHEVRLNISPGSSCHCSEPGWFRVCFANMSEETLDVALSRIHEFIERRKQDRQMVCIQ